A part of Myxococcus landrumus genomic DNA contains:
- a CDS encoding SRPBCC family protein — protein MAGNPSSEFPLHDTSMTMPSEREIVLTRTFRAPPRIVFEAWTQAEFVKRWWAPKSRGVELVECRADVQVGGAYRYVIRAQGNEFGFHGQYVEINRHTRLVYTQIFESFPDSPLLITVTFEEHEGQTRLRSHELYPSKEARDGTIASGMESGMRETMNQLDDLVASLR, from the coding sequence ATGGCAGGAAACCCAAGCAGTGAGTTCCCGTTGCACGACACCTCCATGACGATGCCGTCGGAGCGCGAAATCGTGCTCACGCGCACCTTCCGGGCGCCGCCGCGCATCGTCTTCGAGGCCTGGACCCAGGCGGAGTTCGTCAAGCGCTGGTGGGCGCCCAAGTCCCGGGGGGTCGAGCTGGTGGAGTGCCGCGCGGACGTCCAGGTGGGAGGCGCCTACCGCTATGTGATTCGCGCGCAGGGCAACGAGTTCGGCTTCCACGGCCAGTATGTTGAAATCAACAGGCACACACGGCTGGTCTATACGCAAATCTTCGAGTCGTTCCCGGACTCTCCGTTGCTCATCACCGTCACCTTCGAGGAGCACGAGGGGCAGACGCGCCTGCGCTCCCACGAGCTGTATCCGTCGAAGGAGGCGCGTGACGGCACCATCGCCTCCGGCATGGAGAGCGGCATGCGCGAGACGATGAACCAGCTCGACGACCTCGTCGCCTCGCTGCGCTGA
- a CDS encoding ArsR/SmtB family transcription factor has translation MFETFAALAEPNRFRIVELLRAGPRPVSDIGERLHLNQPQVSKHLKVLKEAGLVDVQPRAQQRLYELKAQPLRELHEWLERYRQLWDARFDAMDELLEELQHKEKGHGRKPKQ, from the coding sequence ATGTTCGAGACGTTCGCGGCCCTGGCCGAGCCCAATCGCTTCCGAATCGTCGAGCTGTTGCGTGCGGGCCCCAGGCCGGTGAGTGACATCGGTGAGCGGCTGCATCTCAACCAGCCCCAGGTGTCCAAGCACCTGAAGGTCCTGAAGGAGGCGGGGCTGGTGGACGTGCAGCCTCGGGCGCAGCAGCGGCTCTACGAGCTGAAGGCGCAGCCGCTGCGCGAGCTTCACGAGTGGTTGGAGCGCTACCGGCAGCTCTGGGACGCGCGCTTCGACGCAATGGATGAGCTCCTGGAGGAGCTCCAGCACAAGGAGAAGGGCCATGGCAGGAAACCCAAGCAGTGA